The genomic stretch GAAGAGGTTTTGGCCAGTCAGTGAAACCCTGAGGTCCTTCACATACTTTGAGATACCTAAGTCGGCGGTATTAAAATTATAGCCGACAGTAAGATTGTTTAACCGGAAGAATTGGGCATCTTTCAGGTATCTAGTGGACACCGGCGCAGCATTATTTACAGATTCTTCTGGAGATGCCGTGGCTTCTGGTGTCACATTAAGTCCGCGAGCCAAACGAAGTTTGAAGAAGGAAACGTTAGCGGTATTATCATATACTTTGTTTCCTGATGCCCCATTGAAGTTAAAGGACATATCGAACCGCTTCACGGTAAGGTTACCGAATAGATTATATTGGAAATCCGGTAATGCCGTTCCTGCTACAATACGATCTTGATCATTGACTACACCGTCATTATTGGTGTCCCTGAATCTATTGAGCCCATCTTCATCAAAACCAATATGATCCAATAGGTAAAAGGAGCCAATAGGTTGGTTATTGATATAGCCATTGATAGTGGCTGAAGAAAGCCCCGCTCCGGTGGCACTTCCTGATGGTATCACAGTAAAAGGAGAGTTTTTTACTTCATTGTCAATAAAAGTAGCATTCCCTCCTACGGTCATAAAAACGTCAGTTGAAAAGCGTTGACGATAGTTCAAGGCGAGCTCCAGCCCTTGATTAATAATGTTCATATCCTCTACATTGACCCATGTGGTGCTGGCAGGTTGTACAGGATCTGCTGGGATTACTTCGAGAAGAATATTATTGGACACCTTTCTAAAGTAATCGACCGACCCTGATAGCTTAGCATCAAAAACGGCAAAATCAAGGCCTAGATTGGTCTGTGTGGATACCTCCCATTGCAAATCGGGATTGGCCAATCGCGCAAAAGTAATCCCTGCTGGAAAAGTTCCAGAATTGTCCAATGGATAACTCGTACCTCCGCTGACCGTGGCCGTATAAAGAGGTTGGGTGATCTTAGAAGGAATTTCTTGATTGCCGGTCTGCCCCCATCCAAAGCGCAATTTCAAATCGCTAATCCAAGAAGAACGGTTTAAAAAATCTTCTTCGGAAAGCCTCCATCCCAAGGAAAATGAAGGGAAAACACCATACTTATTATTGTCACCAAACTTAGACGAACCATCTGCTCTTACTGTAGCAGTCAGTAGGTAGCGGTCATTATATTGGTAATTTAGCCTTCCAAAGAACGACTGAAGCTCATTTATGGTGGCATATCCCGTTGGTCGGTTATTAGCCAAGCTAAGATCCTGTCCCAATCCAGGGTTATAGCGCGGCTCGATTTCCGATACCGGAAACTCATTGATACTATTGGTTCTGGACTGTATAAAAACCTCCTGGTAGGAATGTCCTGCCATTGCCGTTAGAAAGTGAACATCTTTATCATAAGTATAGGTCAAGTAATTTTCGATCAGGAAATTCCTATTATAGGCATTAGTAATTTCCAATCTTCCTATTTGCTGAGGTTCTACACTGGGCAACTCTTGGACATCTCTAGTGGAATTACTGTTGTCTATACCCACGTTGATCTTGTATTGGAAGGCTTTACTGATATCCAAGGTTCCTGAAATGTTTCCGATCACACGGTTTACCCTAAGGTATTCATCATAAATCTCCAGATACCGCAGTGGGTTGGTCCCTGCTGGATCCCTAAAGGGTGTACCATCCTCATTATAAGCTGGGAAGGTAGGATTGGCCGCCAGGGCACTTCCTATAATCCCTTCCACATTGGGGCTTTGGCTCAGTGTCTGCGAGGCACTAAGATTCATGTCTATGGTAAGAATATCATTTTCTAAAAATTTCTGGGAGACATTTAGCCTACCGGTATATCGCTTTAGTTCACTGTCCTTAAGGATTCCTTCTTGATCTTGGTAACCCAATGAGGCAAAGTAAACCAGTTTTTTGCTACCACCATTGAACGAAAGGTTATGGTTTTGGGTAATGGCTGTTCTGGAGATTTCTTCTTGCCAGTTGGTATTGGCCAAGGAGTCTTGAAGAATACCGTCAACCGCTTGTACCTCACGACGGTAATCATCTGCTTTAAACACGTCTATGGGTCTGGCCATTTTGGACATCCCCATTCCCATCGTGTAATTAATTGTAGATACGCCTTCCGCACCTTTTTTGGTAGTAATCATGATGACGCCGTTAGCACCCCGACTACCATAGATGGCCGTAGCAGAAGCATCCTTAAGTACATCGATGGATTTGATGTCTTGAGGATTGATAAAATTTAGCGGATTGTTATTTCCTCCAGTGCTGCTATTGTCCAAAACTACTCCATCAATGACAAACAACGGTGAGTTTCCTGTCCTGACTCCCCCTGGTCCTCTGATGGTTATATTTTGGCTGGCTCCGGGCTCACCACTTGACGACACCACATTTACACCAGCTACTTTACCTTGGATCAAGTCTTCTGGTGAATTGACTATTCCTCGGTTAAAGTCCTCATCCTTGACAGTAGCCATAGCTCCGGTTACATCCTTTTTCTCCTGGATACCATAGCCAACAACTATTATTTCATTAAGGTCCTGCGTGCTGCTTACCATGGTGACGCGCAAGGACTCCTGATTTCCTACCAATATCTCTTGGCTGTCAAACCCCATAAAACTAAAGACCAAAACTGCTTCAGTCGAATTCACTTCTATGCTAAAATTCCCATCGATATCGGTAATTGTCCCATTGGCAGATCCTTGTTCCAATATACTCACACCTGGTAAGGGCGAGCCTTCACTGTCAGTGACCAATCCGGAAATGGGAATTTTATCCCGGTACGAAGAAACGCTATAAATACTTGCTTGGGCTTCAATTGGCCCATATACGGCAAACACCATCCATAAAAAAAACCACAAACGTGTAGCAGTTATTTTTGGTGGCAACTTATCGGTAAAGTTATCCATTAATAAAGGGTTAAGTATTGAAAATAAAATTAGCTCTAGGTTAATTTGCTACTCCCCCTTGAATAACCTTTACTTCATGGTTAAAAGCTGAATTCCGGACGGTCTCTACATAAAAGTCAACATCGTCAACCTTTTCTTTCGCTGATAGACGAAATTAGTTTGATAAGAGTTATTCTTGGGTATTTGCCCAAATAAGTTGGACAAATATATCCGAAAGTAAAAGGACAACTTCAGTATTCATTGTGCAAAGGCTTGCGCTTGAGAAATCGAGAATATATGTGTTTAATAATTGCCCAAATAAGTAGTAAAGGAGAAGATTTATTCAAAAAATGCAATGCCTAATCTTCAACAACTATACGGGCCTAGATGAATTTCTAACTATCAATTCCGGTTTTAGCAGCTCGTATCGAAATTGGGTCACATCAAGGTCTGATGCCAAATGGTTCATCAAAATCTTGGAAGAAAGCATGCCCAGCTCATAAACGGGTTGCCACACGGAAGTCAGTGATGGATGGAAATACTTACTGTAAGGTTCGTCATCAAATCCCACGATGGAAATATCCTCCGGAATCCTTAACCCTTTATCCCTGATAATAGCCATGGCTCCTATGGCCACGGCATCATTGATGGCAAAAATAGCATCCGGTCGCGATCGCCTATCCAATAATCTTTTGGTGGCTTCCTCACCATCCTCCGAGGTAAATCCTTCCACCCATTCGATCAAGCTTTCATCTACTGGAATTTGATGTTTCTGAAGGGCTTTGATATAGCCGTCCATTCGGTGTTGACAGGTAGTCAGGTTTTTTGGACCAGCAATGTGGGCAATACGACGGCACCCCGTTTTGATCAGGTATTCCATAGCCTGAAATGCCCCGTCAAAATCATCCACCAGCACCCTGTCCGCATCAAAACCAGGACAATCCCTATCAAAAACCACCACAGGAATGCCTGAAGACCGTAAACGCTCGAGATGGGTAAATTTCATGGTTTTGGAAGCAGGAGAGATCAAAAAACCATCCACCCTGTTCAGCGCAAGTGTTTCGATCAGCTTTTGTTCCTCCTCAAAGGACTCATTGGATTGGCAGATCACCAGTTTATATCCTGCTTCATTGACCATATCCTGCACACCACTGATCACAGTGGAAAAAAAATAACTGGTGATCTCCGGTACGATCACTCCAATGGTCTTGGTCCTTTTGCTCAAAAGGCTTACCGCGAGCATATTGGGTTGATAATCCATTTGCTTGGCCATTTTCATTACCGCTTGCTTGGTCTCCTTGCTAATGGAGGGACTATCGTGCAGGGCCCGGGAAACGGTAGATGCGGCAATATTGAGTGATTTGGCGATGTCTGTTATGGTACTGGGTCTCTTCTTCATACAGCTATGAAGATATCAAATTTCTTGGTTATGATTAAAGGATACCATTTAAAACCTTTCCTTCACCAATAACTAACTGATAAATAATCTGTTATAACACATTTCTATAAATAGACCATCATTAAATACACTTTTAAGTTATTTATATACAATAAAAATATTTTTATAGTATAAAAGTGTCAAAATAAGTAATTTTAACTAATCAATTTTTAAAGAAACGCTATATCCATTTTGTCATGAATAAACCCAGCTACTATAATCTATTGTTTTTATGTCTATTGGCTTTTGCCTGCGTGCAAGAAAACATCGAAGAACCCAAGATGGGAACAGTCAGCATTTCCAGGATGACTTTTGAACACTTTGGCAGCATGTCACCTAACAGCCGTGTAGCAGAAGAATCGGAATGGAAACACATTTTTTCCGAATCTGCCACACTGCTCATCACTAACAAGGCCACTGGACTGGAATACACATTGGAGTACGATCCGAATAACTTCACCGAAGCCTATCAGATCCAGCTTCCCTTTGGGGAGTATACGCTCTTCTCAGCAGTGGAAGGCGGGGATTTTGAAACCTTTTTGCCTTTCACCATCTCTGGGGAGTTTACCCTGGACGAAACCAGCCTCGACATCAGTCTGCAGGGCAGCACCGAATACGGCCTGGTGACGGTAAAAAAGGAATTCGTCCAATCCGCCAACCTGGACGGTGAGCATGAGCTGGTCATCTGCGATCATGGAAAAATTCTTTATGGATACGTCAAAGAAGGCCTCTCGCCCACCCTGACCATCTATGAAAACTTCAACGGACAGCCTCTGCAAAAGGAGCTGGACATCTCTGCCTACAATCACTACCACTTTTACCTCAACCTAACCGAAAGTCAAGGGACGGTGAACTTTATCGAACTGGCCATTGGGCCGTTTGAGTACCACGAGGAAACATGGATGAGAGGCGAGGAAATCAGCTATGTAACCGACAGTGAAGGAAAGATTTACAAAGTGGTAAAGATAGGTGACCAATACTGGATGGCCGAAGATCT from Echinicola soli encodes the following:
- a CDS encoding SusC/RagA family TonB-linked outer membrane protein — translated: MDNFTDKLPPKITATRLWFFLWMVFAVYGPIEAQASIYSVSSYRDKIPISGLVTDSEGSPLPGVSILEQGSANGTITDIDGNFSIEVNSTEAVLVFSFMGFDSQEILVGNQESLRVTMVSSTQDLNEIIVVGYGIQEKKDVTGAMATVKDEDFNRGIVNSPEDLIQGKVAGVNVVSSSGEPGASQNITIRGPGGVRTGNSPLFVIDGVVLDNSSTGGNNNPLNFINPQDIKSIDVLKDASATAIYGSRGANGVIMITTKKGAEGVSTINYTMGMGMSKMARPIDVFKADDYRREVQAVDGILQDSLANTNWQEEISRTAITQNHNLSFNGGSKKLVYFASLGYQDQEGILKDSELKRYTGRLNVSQKFLENDILTIDMNLSASQTLSQSPNVEGIIGSALAANPTFPAYNEDGTPFRDPAGTNPLRYLEIYDEYLRVNRVIGNISGTLDISKAFQYKINVGIDNSNSTRDVQELPSVEPQQIGRLEITNAYNRNFLIENYLTYTYDKDVHFLTAMAGHSYQEVFIQSRTNSINEFPVSEIEPRYNPGLGQDLSLANNRPTGYATINELQSFFGRLNYQYNDRYLLTATVRADGSSKFGDNNKYGVFPSFSLGWRLSEEDFLNRSSWISDLKLRFGWGQTGNQEIPSKITQPLYTATVSGGTSYPLDNSGTFPAGITFARLANPDLQWEVSTQTNLGLDFAVFDAKLSGSVDYFRKVSNNILLEVIPADPVQPASTTWVNVEDMNIINQGLELALNYRQRFSTDVFMTVGGNATFIDNEVKNSPFTVIPSGSATGAGLSSATINGYINNQPIGSFYLLDHIGFDEDGLNRFRDTNNDGVVNDQDRIVAGTALPDFQYNLFGNLTVKRFDMSFNFNGASGNKVYDNTANVSFFKLRLARGLNVTPEATASPEESVNNAAPVSTRYLKDAQFFRLNNLTVGYNFNTADLGISKYVKDLRVSLTGQNLFVITPYDGYDPEVNTSRNINGVSSYGIDYLSYPKARTFIFGLNITL
- a CDS encoding LacI family DNA-binding transcriptional regulator, with protein sequence MKKRPSTITDIAKSLNIAASTVSRALHDSPSISKETKQAVMKMAKQMDYQPNMLAVSLLSKRTKTIGVIVPEITSYFFSTVISGVQDMVNEAGYKLVICQSNESFEEEQKLIETLALNRVDGFLISPASKTMKFTHLERLRSSGIPVVVFDRDCPGFDADRVLVDDFDGAFQAMEYLIKTGCRRIAHIAGPKNLTTCQHRMDGYIKALQKHQIPVDESLIEWVEGFTSEDGEEATKRLLDRRSRPDAIFAINDAVAIGAMAIIRDKGLRIPEDISIVGFDDEPYSKYFHPSLTSVWQPVYELGMLSSKILMNHLASDLDVTQFRYELLKPELIVRNSSRPV
- a CDS encoding fibrobacter succinogenes major paralogous domain-containing protein, giving the protein MNKPSYYNLLFLCLLAFACVQENIEEPKMGTVSISRMTFEHFGSMSPNSRVAEESEWKHIFSESATLLITNKATGLEYTLEYDPNNFTEAYQIQLPFGEYTLFSAVEGGDFETFLPFTISGEFTLDETSLDISLQGSTEYGLVTVKKEFVQSANLDGEHELVICDHGKILYGYVKEGLSPTLTIYENFNGQPLQKELDISAYNHYHFYLNLTESQGTVNFIELAIGPFEYHEETWMRGEEISYVTDSEGKIYKVVKIGDQYWMAEDLNTTRFCNGDKIPTEGNIFSETPDIDIPSSSNSLISSEYNYYAVMDSRNICPCDWHVPSDEDWIELEKYLGMPIEEAYNWGPRGNIQNISVKLMTRSIDWEYVGFGGSDEYGLNITPNTYSRGYQAYWTSTYSHEEDYQGTVLPLGIIRYFSPYSRSIDRETEFPHNLSVRCVKD